The bacterium region CAAAATCTAGGGGGGAGTCGTGTGGGGGAGTGACGGACTCCATGAAGGGCGATGACGTTACGGCGTGAGCTTCTGTCATATCTTGGCGGCCTGGCGGTCTCTCAGGGCCGGTTCACGGGTGAGCCTCTCCAGGTCTTCCCGTGGGAGCGGCGCTTCGTGGGTGGTCTGTTGCGGCCGGGCGTTTTGTCGGCGGCGCTGACGGTGGCGAGAGGCAACGGCAAGACAACGATTCTCTCCGGCATTGCCTCGGCTACGTTGGACGGCCCGCTAGTGGTGCCGAGAGGCGAGACGGTCATTGTTGCTTCCAGCTTCGAGCAGGCCCGGATCGCGTTCGAGCACGTCTTGGCCTTCATGGGTGATCAGCTCCGGGACAAGCGGCGGTGGAAGGTGTGGGACACCGCCCAGCAGGCTCGGATCGAAGACCGCCGGACGGGTGCGCGGGTGCGGTGTATCGGGTCCGATCCGCGCCGGGCTCACGGCCTCGCTCCGACTCTGGTTCTGGCCGACGAACCCGCCCAGTGGCCTCCCGCGACGGGCGAGCGGATGGTGGCGGCTCTCCGCACCGCGGCGGGCAAGCAACCGCTATCGAGGTTCGTGGCGCTTGGCACCAAGCCGGACGATCCCGAGCACTGGTTCGCCCGGTTCCTAGATGGTGGGGCCGATTACGTCCAGGTGCATGCCGCCCGCAGAACAGACCCACCCGGCTGGAAGCGGACGTGGCAGAAGGCCAATCCGAGCCTGCGTTACCTCCCAGACCTGGAGGCGGCGATACGGGCCGAGTACCGGGCGGCGCTTCGCGATCCGGCGCTCATGGCGAGCTTCGAGGCGTTGCGCTTGAACTGGGGAACGCCGGACACCGCCGCCGAGGTGCTGGTGAGTGCCGACCTATGGCGCCAGATCGAGGGAGACGCCGAGATGGCGGGCCCGTGTGTGTGGGGCGTTGACCTGGGCTCCTCCGAGGCTCAGTCGGCGGTTGCGGCGTACTGGCCGCGCACCGGGGCGCTGGCGGTGGTAGCGGCCTTCCCGACTGTCCCGAGCCTGGAGGAGAGAGGGCGGCGTGACGGCGTGGGCGGTCTCTACCGCCAGTGCTGGCGGGAAGGTACGTTGCTGACCTTGGGGCGGCAGAGCTCCGACGTGGGGGCCCTGGTGGCTGAGGCCCTGCGGCGCTTCGGTCGGCCTCGGGTGGTGGTGGCGGATCGGTGGCGGCGTGTTCAGCTCCTGGAGGCGTTGGAAGATGCCAAGGTACCGCGGGCCGAGGTGGTTACTCGCGGGATGGGCTTCAAGGACGGCGGGGAAGACGTCTCCCGGTTCGTGAGGGCCTGCGCTGACGGTCAGGTGGTGCCGTCACGGTCGCTTCTGATGCGGTCTGCCCTGTCGGTTGCCCGTACCCAGAC contains the following coding sequences:
- a CDS encoding terminase large subunit codes for the protein MTLRRELLSYLGGLAVSQGRFTGEPLQVFPWERRFVGGLLRPGVLSAALTVARGNGKTTILSGIASATLDGPLVVPRGETVIVASSFEQARIAFEHVLAFMGDQLRDKRRWKVWDTAQQARIEDRRTGARVRCIGSDPRRAHGLAPTLVLADEPAQWPPATGERMVAALRTAAGKQPLSRFVALGTKPDDPEHWFARFLDGGADYVQVHAARRTDPPGWKRTWQKANPSLRYLPDLEAAIRAEYRAALRDPALMASFEALRLNWGTPDTAAEVLVSADLWRQIEGDAEMAGPCVWGVDLGSSEAQSAVAAYWPRTGALAVVAAFPTVPSLEERGRRDGVGGLYRQCWREGTLLTLGRQSSDVGALVAEALRRFGRPRVVVADRWRRVQLLEALEDAKVPRAEVVTRGMGFKDGGEDVSRFVRACADGQVVPSRSLLMRSALSVARTQTDAAGNRKMTKAKRRARDDCAVAAVLAVAEGRRRAAVAEPRPLRSAVV